TTACGCGTTCTTTCCGTTGGGACTGCATGTGCAGGTACCTTGACGATAGGAGTGAGTGTACCGTCATagtcaaagagaagaagtcgCTTGTTAGCCTTCTTGTAGGCATCAGCGAATTGAGCGGTATCCAACGCTGGAGTGTGATGAGCAGTATGCTCTCCGCCAACATTCTCCAAGAGCTGTTTGAGGATAGTGGCCGCCCATGTGTGAGAGGTGTGCGCGAGGACGCCCTCAAGCAAGTTGGCGTGCCTTTcagccttctcttcctcgcgCATGGTCAAACCCTTGTTGATGGCTTGAGCAACGCCCAAGAGGTCATGAGGGTTGATCTGTAGAGCAGAAGCAAATGATGGAGCGGTACCCATGAACTCGGAAAGGACGAGAGGGGATTTCGAAGTCTTGTCTTGACAAAGAATGAACTCCATAGAAGTAGTATTCATACCATCGCGAAGGGAAGTGATGAGAGCGAGATCGGCGCATGAAAGAAGACCGAAATACTCGTCTTTTTCAAGCGCTTGATGGCTACAGACTGTTAGCTCGGATCAGACGCACCGTGAAAAATTGACTCACTAGTGGTGAACGGGTGTGAAGTCCAAAGACCCATAAGTGCCATTGATATGGCTCACCAGCTCTGCAGTCATTCTTTCCAACTTGGGACTCTCTGACAAAGCCGGAGTCGTTACCTGAATCAAGACGACCTTGCCTCGCCATTCAGGGTAGACTTGCAAGAACTTTTCAAACGCCTGAAGTTTATTGTACACACCCTTAGCGACGTCAAGCTTTTCCCTGCCGACGAtgatcttcttgtccttgtaCAGGTCTCGAAGAGCCTGCATTTTAGGAAGAACCCCGGGCTGGGCGCGATCGTGCACAACGCGCTTGATGTCGATGCCAATAGGGCAGTAGCCGACGGCGGTCACTTGGCCGTTGGCGTCCACACCGCCCGGTGTCGATTCGTACCCACATACTCGGATACAGGTAGAGACGAAGTGACGGGAGTAAGAGTATGTTTGGAAAGATACAAGGTTGGCTCCCAACATACCGTCAAgaatctctctcctctctgGAAACATGTCAGCCGTAAAACCTTGTCACCGCTGAAGATTACTTACTAGGGAGGCACCTGAAAATTTCCGAGCTTGGCCAAGGGGTGTGCATGAACATGCCAATCATGATCTCGTTTTGCAGACCGTGTTCCATTGTCCCGAGGTGGTTGCCCAAGGCAGTACCCACGTGATTCATGAACGCGCCGATCTTTTCGCCCTTGGCTTTTTCCGGCGTAGGCGTCTGTTGATTGCTCTCCCAGTCAAAGCCCTTGCGTTGAGCATGGTGTAAAGAAGGAGACGGGTGGGCAGTACCCCATCCGGCATTGGGGTGGAAGACTTGCCCAAGAGACTCGCGAATCATCTTGGGTGCAAGTAGTAGATGGTAATCATGGCAAATGATAAGATCACCCGGCTTGTAAATCTGGGCCACACGCTGAGCGAACATTTGATTGGTCTTTTGATAAGCGAGCCAAGAAGGGTCAGGGGAGGGGACGGTGGCAGTAGAGTCGAGCCATAAAAGGTAATGGAAGAGCGGCCAAAGAGCTGCAGAACGTTAGTTAAGATATCGGCATGATCGCCAAGATATACGCACTCTTTTTGCAGAACCCTTCGTAATGGCCCTTGCTGACATCAGGGGGTAGGAAGACCGGAACATACTTGAGCTTGTCTGTAGGATCGAATTTGGATTCTGCTTCAGCAAACCTGTCCAACTCGGAAGCAATCTCTTTCTGATCCGCCTCGTTGAATTCTCCACCAAAGACCATCAACGATCCCTGCTGAGGCGGGGGTTGGGGTTGGGGAGTGGCGTCACCGGCTCCCCCAGAGAAAGGAGCAAGGAGATTGCTTGCTATGGACGAGAAGGTAGCCTGGGATGGCTGTTGCGGGCTTTGGGTGTTGTCGGGCTGTATGAGCACCTCGCCGGTCCACGCGACGAGCAACTGGTCGTGGGTTTCGGACAGGCTCTTGATACCGCTGACCAGGGCTGGGTGGGCAGTCCTCGCATGGATACGCCATTTGGCGTCGGCGCTTTCCACCGTCGTCTCGGCGTCTTCGGGCTTGAACTCGGGTGTCATGGGCGGAGAAAGGAAGCCGCTTCCCGCGGACTCGAGGGCATCGGCAGGGACGATCCGGACAATCTCCACTGGGAGATGGTGCATGACGTGGATGATGCGCCCCGAGAGCGGGAGTCCTTTCTCCTTGTGGGAGGCTTCAAGCCTGGCCACTTGGGCCTTGAGATcggggagagagggggGGATGTCGGGCGTGGGGTCAGGGTGCATTGAGTCCATGATGGCAGGGCGGAAGCGGCTGGAGCGAGGGTTTATATGGTGTGGATACTGTGGCAGACGGGAAAACGGGTTGAGAATAAACACAAGTCAGCTTCTGAACTGGGGCGAGGTCCAGCGGCGGAGAAACGTGGCCgtgggaggggaaggaaggaaggaaggaggcaAGAGACTAGTGAACGGACTCACGCGTGATTGAGTGCGGTTGAGTCAGctgaaaggaaggaagcaaataaaaggaggaaggaagatgaaagaaggagcTGGAATCAACCACGATAGAACGCAAGGCAGATTCACATCTGGCTGCAGTGCATTCGCTGGAACAGGCTCAGAGTTTCAGGGGTCCTATGACGCTCCGCCAGTCTAGGTCCTTCCACGGACATCGCCGCCGCCTGGCATGACGCCGCGTCATTTTTATTACTGTCCATCTTCGTGGCCAGCCCCGGTTCCTGAGCGTCGTCTGTCTCGTGATGGTGTGGTACGTAATGCCTCTTGGCTTCCTGCTTTTTTAGTGTGAGACGGTCTTGCCATGCATCCGTTATCTGGCTAAGAGGGATTATAACCACAAGCCATACACATACTGTATCAAGTGTAGCAAAAATCGTACAGTTCGGTATATATCAAGATCATGCATTATAATAATATGCCTACTCATCAATCTATTTGCTCTACTGAGATGTTTGTAGTTGTAGTTGTACAACACCCAACAAAAAATTTGTTTCACGCCCGCAACATTAATGGCTTCTTTTGTGCCTCTTCACCCCAGGCTTCTCTAATCATCTAGCTCTTACGCGCCTTCTGCGCTATCGGTCCGGGTATCTCCACTTCTGCCTTTccagcatcatcatc
This window of the Cryptococcus neoformans var. neoformans B-3501A chromosome 2, whole genome shotgun sequence genome carries:
- a CDS encoding hypothetical protein (HMMPfam hit to Glyco_transf_20, Glycosyltransferase family 20, score: 525.0, E(): 6.9e-155; HMMPfam hit to Trehalose_PPase, Trehalose-phosphatase, score: 289.3, E(): 5.9e-84), whose amino-acid sequence is MDSMHPDPTPDIPPSLPDLKAQVARLEASHKEKGLPLSGRIIHVMHHLPVEIVRIVPADALESAGSGFLSPPMTPEFKPEDAETTVESADAKWRIHARTAHPALVSGIKSLSETHDQLLVAWTGEVLIQPDNTQSPQQPSQATFSSIASNLLAPFSGGAGDATPQPQPPPQQGSLMVFGGEFNEADQKEIASELDRFAEAESKFDPTDKLKYVPVFLPPDVSKGHYEGFCKKTLWPLFHYLLWLDSTATVPSPDPSWLAYQKTNQMFAQRVAQIYKPGDLIICHDYHLLLAPKMIRESLGQVFHPNAGWGTAHPSPSLHHAQRKGFDWESNQQTPTPEKAKGEKIGAFMNHVGTALGNHLGTMEHGLQNEIMIGMFMHTPWPSSEIFRCLPKRREILDGMLGANLVSFQTYSYSRHFVSTCIRVCGYESTPGGVDANGQVTAVGYCPIGIDIKRVVHDRAQPGVLPKMQALRDLYKDKKIIVGREKLDVAKGVYNKLQAFEKFLQVYPEWRGKVVLIQVTTPALSESPKLERMTAELVSHINGTYGSLDFTPVHHYHQALEKDEYFGLLSCADLALITSLRDGMNTTSMEFILCQDKTSKSPLVLSEFMGTAPSFASALQINPHDLLGVAQAINKGLTMREEEKAERHANLLEGVLAHTSHTWAATILKQLLENVGGEHTAHHTPALDTAQFADAYKKANKRLLLFDYDGTLTPIVKVPAHAVPTERTRNAIAALCKDPKNIVYLISGRDGDFLEEHWGHLDRLGLSAEHGSFVKQPGEEDFINMTEALDMSWMSEVEEIFKYYTERTTGSTIEVKKASITWHYRNSDPDFGEFQCKQALDLLESSLAPRRPIEVLVGKKNLEVRPLAVNKGEIVRRLMYENPDVDLIFCAGDDKTDEDMFRALRTVFPPGGVVDNNPVVMKPPVAVTSALEPEEVAELPDVELSIRTKGVFATTVGPPAKRTLAGWHVTCPEEVVEALESLLEEIQVV